From the Paenibacillus sp. genome, one window contains:
- a CDS encoding PAS domain S-box protein — protein MKEYFDDPRFLQSVLQQMSDAIVVLDRELTVIAVNRGFTDMFGYEESEVAGLKAAQLPIIPEHKRDEVRRIIESFLSCKQLPGFETQRKAKDGTLIDVSASYSPVLDEDGKLTAVSLVFRDIRAQKEAQRMLQDSRQRYMSLFMHNPDAVFSLTRDGTFSSFNGRTMEIIGYSEDELRSKSFEPFVAPEYREAVRAYFSRCLSGEAVHYELTILHKNGRRVFVGVTNIPIVVDGEVAGVYGIAKDVTTEKLALHDIALLKAAARELRKSEERFRVIAEHAYDIIALANPAGIVEYISPSSENTLGYAKETYIGIHYTDLIHPEDLPEVGKHLAKVNSGKSTRMMARLKRKGGHWLWVEGTATPVIEDGEIKQIVIISRDVTERKNHEEMLEKLAYYDYMTGLPNRRTFDDRLETALREADRTGEQVAVMLLDGRNFKKVNDQYGHDAGDAVIKEFADRLKRCVRSTDTVARLGGDEMGVILPAIDGAETPETIARRMLASFRTPLQYEGHAIPLGAGIGIALYPVDAASRKRLEKCADEALYEAKQSKADAYRFYRGGR, from the coding sequence ATGAAGGAGTACTTCGACGATCCCCGGTTTCTGCAATCGGTGCTTCAACAGATGTCGGACGCCATCGTCGTGCTGGACCGGGAACTAACCGTTATCGCGGTCAATCGTGGGTTCACGGATATGTTCGGGTACGAAGAGAGCGAAGTCGCCGGATTAAAAGCAGCGCAGCTGCCGATCATTCCGGAGCACAAGCGCGACGAGGTGCGCCGCATCATCGAATCGTTCTTGTCCTGCAAGCAGCTGCCGGGCTTCGAGACGCAGCGCAAGGCCAAGGACGGCACGCTGATCGACGTGTCCGCCTCATACAGCCCGGTATTGGACGAGGACGGGAAACTGACGGCGGTATCGCTCGTATTCCGGGACATTCGGGCGCAGAAAGAGGCGCAGCGGATGCTGCAGGACAGCAGACAGCGTTATATGTCTTTATTCATGCATAATCCGGACGCCGTGTTTTCGCTCACGAGAGACGGCACGTTTTCGAGCTTTAACGGCCGTACCATGGAAATTATCGGGTACAGCGAAGACGAACTGCGCTCGAAATCGTTCGAGCCGTTCGTCGCGCCGGAATACCGGGAAGCGGTTCGCGCCTATTTCTCGCGCTGCTTGTCCGGCGAAGCCGTTCATTACGAGCTGACGATTCTTCATAAGAACGGCCGACGCGTCTTCGTCGGCGTTACCAATATCCCGATCGTCGTGGACGGCGAAGTCGCGGGCGTCTACGGCATCGCGAAGGACGTCACGACCGAAAAGCTCGCGCTGCACGACATCGCCCTCCTGAAGGCGGCCGCCAGGGAGCTGCGCAAAAGCGAGGAGCGGTTCCGAGTCATCGCGGAACACGCCTACGACATTATCGCGTTAGCAAATCCGGCTGGGATCGTAGAGTACATCTCTCCTTCCAGCGAAAATACATTAGGCTACGCGAAGGAAACATACATCGGGATCCACTATACAGACCTTATTCACCCTGAGGACCTGCCTGAGGTCGGGAAGCATTTGGCCAAAGTAAACAGCGGAAAATCGACCCGAATGATGGCGCGATTAAAGCGGAAAGGAGGACATTGGCTGTGGGTGGAAGGAACGGCGACCCCTGTAATAGAAGACGGAGAAATCAAACAGATCGTCATCATTAGCCGCGACGTGACCGAACGAAAAAACCATGAGGAAATGCTGGAGAAGCTGGCCTATTACGATTATATGACAGGGCTGCCGAACCGAAGGACGTTCGACGATCGGCTGGAGACGGCCCTTCGCGAAGCGGATCGCACCGGCGAGCAGGTCGCGGTCATGCTGCTGGACGGCCGAAACTTCAAGAAGGTGAACGACCAATACGGGCACGACGCGGGGGACGCCGTCATCAAGGAGTTCGCCGATCGGCTCAAGCGCTGCGTTCGGTCGACGGATACGGTCGCCCGATTGGGCGGAGACGAGATGGGGGTTATATTGCCCGCCATCGACGGCGCCGAGACGCCCGAGACGATCGCGCGACGGATGCTGGCCTCGTTCCGGACGCCCCTGCAGTACGAAGGGCATGCGATTCCGCTCGGAGCCGGCATCGGCATCGCGCTGTACCCGGTCGACGCGGCCAGTCGGAAGAGGCTCGAAAAATGCGCGGACGAGGCGCTGTACGAGGCAAAACAGTCGAAGGCGGACGCGTATCGGTTTTATCGCGGCGGGCGATGA
- a CDS encoding DUF2627 domain-containing protein, protein MPTKFSRFIAVLLLVIPGWAATYGFLLMKNAVFASFGPGAFPWLSFLAGLLLFILGVAFIGGWIFYRDRKRNYVAPRFREKKKQRR, encoded by the coding sequence ATGCCTACGAAGTTTTCGCGTTTCATCGCCGTGCTGCTGCTCGTCATCCCGGGCTGGGCCGCGACGTACGGCTTTCTGCTGATGAAGAACGCGGTGTTCGCCTCGTTCGGCCCCGGCGCGTTCCCGTGGCTGTCGTTTCTCGCGGGTCTGCTGCTGTTTATCCTCGGCGTCGCCTTCATCGGCGGCTGGATTTTTTACCGCGACCGCAAGCGAAACTACGTCGCCCCCCGTTTTCGCGAAAAGAAAAAACAGCGCCGCTAA
- the lpdA gene encoding dihydrolipoyl dehydrogenase: MTRTYDIVVLGGGPGGYAAAIRAAELGKSVAIVEKAGLGGTCLHKGCIPSKALLRSAEVYQTVKRGEEFGIVAGGGAEPFIDFARVQARKAAVVEELHRGLQLLMKKHKIDVYYGKGRLMGASIFSPQTGTIAVETADGEPETLVNERLIIATGSRPRVIPGLEPDGRFVLTSDEALELPALPQSIAIVGGGVIGVEWASMMIDFGVDVTLLEAADRLLPTEEEDVSREMAAALTKRGVRIVTGAKVLPETLRKREAGERTEVRIEAERGGERIAVEAETLLVAVGRAPNIEGIGLENADVALERGAIRVNGWMQTSEKHIYAIGDVVGGLQMAHAATRQGVVAAEHICGAAQRPYDAAAVPRAVFSHPEVASIGLTEAQAKEAGRDVAAAKLPLRAAGKSVVYGEPGGFVKIVADRTTNDVLGVHMIGAKVTELIGEASLAQLVEATPGELGQAIRPHPTLSEAVMEAAQAVDGRIAGR, from the coding sequence TTGACTCGTACATACGATATCGTAGTGCTCGGCGGCGGTCCGGGCGGGTACGCGGCGGCGATTCGCGCGGCGGAGCTCGGCAAGTCGGTCGCCATCGTGGAGAAGGCGGGGCTCGGCGGGACATGCCTGCATAAGGGATGCATCCCGAGCAAGGCGCTGCTGCGCAGCGCAGAAGTGTATCAAACCGTAAAGCGCGGGGAGGAATTCGGCATCGTCGCCGGCGGAGGAGCGGAGCCGTTCATCGACTTCGCCCGCGTGCAGGCGCGGAAGGCCGCCGTCGTCGAGGAGCTGCACCGCGGCTTGCAGCTGCTCATGAAGAAGCATAAGATCGACGTATATTACGGGAAGGGACGGCTGATGGGCGCCTCGATCTTCTCGCCGCAGACGGGCACGATCGCGGTCGAGACGGCGGACGGCGAGCCGGAGACGCTCGTCAACGAGCGGCTCATCATCGCCACCGGCTCGCGCCCGCGCGTCATTCCCGGCCTCGAGCCGGACGGCCGCTTCGTGCTGACGAGCGACGAGGCGCTCGAGCTGCCGGCGCTGCCGCAATCGATCGCGATCGTCGGCGGCGGCGTCATCGGCGTCGAATGGGCGTCGATGATGATCGACTTCGGCGTCGACGTCACGCTGCTCGAAGCGGCGGACCGGCTGCTGCCGACCGAGGAGGAGGACGTCTCGCGGGAGATGGCCGCGGCGCTGACGAAGCGGGGCGTCCGCATCGTCACCGGCGCGAAGGTGCTGCCGGAGACGCTGCGGAAGCGCGAAGCGGGCGAGCGCACCGAGGTGCGCATCGAGGCGGAGCGCGGCGGCGAGCGGATCGCCGTCGAGGCGGAGACGCTGCTCGTCGCGGTCGGACGAGCCCCGAACATCGAAGGCATCGGCCTCGAGAACGCGGACGTGGCGCTTGAGCGGGGCGCCATCCGGGTGAACGGCTGGATGCAGACGAGCGAGAAGCACATCTACGCGATCGGCGACGTCGTCGGCGGTCTGCAGATGGCGCACGCGGCGACCCGCCAGGGCGTCGTCGCGGCGGAGCATATTTGCGGCGCCGCGCAGCGTCCGTACGACGCGGCCGCCGTGCCGCGCGCCGTCTTCTCGCACCCGGAAGTCGCGTCGATCGGCCTTACGGAGGCGCAGGCGAAGGAAGCCGGCCGCGACGTCGCCGCCGCGAAGCTGCCGCTGCGCGCCGCCGGGAAATCGGTCGTGTACGGCGAGCCGGGAGGCTTCGTCAAAATCGTCGCCGACCGGACGACGAACGACGTGCTCGGCGTTCACATGATCGGGGCGAAGGTGACGGAACTGATCGGCGAAGCGTCGCTCGCTCAGCTGGTCGAAGCGACGCCGGGCGAGCTGGGCCAAGCGATCCGCCCGCATCCGACGCTGTCGGAGGCGGTCATGGAAGCGGCGCAGGCGGTTGACGGTCGTATCGCGGGACGGTAA
- a CDS encoding thiamine pyrophosphate-dependent dehydrogenase E1 component subunit alpha: MYITMVKARKYDERATVLQRAGKVPFHVSGVGQECAQVAAAFALRPGTDLFFPYYRDYGFVLSVGMTIRELMLALYFKAEDPNSGGRQMAGHFGCKRLGIFTGSSPVTTQVPHAVGAAYAAKLRGEESVAFVTFGEGSSNQGDFHEGCNFAGVHKLPVILMCENNRYAISVPESQQVAGRIVDRAIGYGFPGVRVDGTDPFEVYAAVKQARERGLAGEGPTLIEAMMYRISPHSTSDNDLLYRTKEEVEEHKAKDGLPKLKAYLIEQGLWDEARETSLLEAIRAELDEATQYAEQAPYPRPEDTLLYVYGDDDASGRS; this comes from the coding sequence ATGTACATTACGATGGTGAAGGCGCGCAAGTACGACGAGCGCGCCACGGTGCTGCAGCGCGCCGGGAAGGTGCCGTTCCACGTGTCCGGCGTCGGCCAAGAATGCGCTCAGGTCGCGGCGGCGTTCGCGCTGCGGCCCGGCACCGATCTGTTCTTCCCGTACTATCGCGACTACGGCTTCGTGCTGTCCGTCGGCATGACGATTCGGGAGCTGATGCTCGCCTTGTACTTCAAGGCGGAGGATCCGAACAGCGGCGGGCGGCAGATGGCCGGCCATTTCGGCTGCAAGCGGCTCGGCATCTTCACGGGCTCGAGCCCGGTGACGACGCAGGTGCCGCACGCCGTCGGCGCGGCGTACGCGGCGAAGCTGCGCGGCGAAGAGAGCGTCGCGTTCGTGACGTTCGGCGAAGGCTCGAGCAATCAGGGCGACTTCCACGAGGGCTGCAACTTCGCGGGCGTCCATAAATTGCCGGTCATTCTCATGTGCGAAAACAACCGATACGCGATTTCGGTGCCGGAGAGCCAGCAGGTCGCGGGCCGCATCGTCGACCGCGCCATCGGCTACGGCTTCCCGGGCGTCCGCGTGGACGGCACCGATCCGTTCGAGGTGTACGCGGCCGTGAAGCAGGCGCGCGAGCGCGGCCTCGCGGGCGAGGGCCCGACCTTGATCGAGGCGATGATGTACCGCATCTCGCCGCATTCGACGTCGGACAACGATTTGCTGTACCGGACGAAGGAAGAAGTCGAAGAGCATAAAGCGAAGGACGGCCTTCCGAAGCTGAAGGCTTATTTGATCGAGCAAGGCCTATGGGACGAAGCGCGGGAAACGTCGCTGCTCGAGGCGATTCGCGCGGAGCTCGACGAAGCGACGCAGTACGCCGAGCAGGCGCCGTACCCGCGTCCGGAAGATACGCTGTTGTACGTCTACGGCGACGACGACGCGAGCGGGAGGAGCTGA
- a CDS encoding alpha-ketoacid dehydrogenase subunit beta, whose protein sequence is MATMKYLEAIRAAMHEEMGRDSRVFVLGEDVGKGGVLNATKGMRDAYGPARVLDTPLAESAIAGVAIGAAMHGMRPIAEMQFADFVFPATNQIISEAAKIRYRSNNDWHCPIVVRLPYGATGGGALYHSQCPESVFFGTPGLKIVAPSTPYDAKGLMLAAIRDADPVLYFEHKKCYLSISGEVPEGDYVVPIGKADVKREGDDLTVITYGMTVHYALAAAEQLAEEGISAHVLDLRTLQPLDKEAILAAASRTGKVLIVHEDNKSGGVGAEVSAIIAEELLFDLDAPIMRLCGPDVPAVGSSPTTEKFFLLNADKLKEAMRTLALY, encoded by the coding sequence ATGGCGACGATGAAATATTTGGAGGCGATTCGCGCCGCGATGCACGAGGAGATGGGGCGCGATTCGCGCGTGTTCGTGCTCGGCGAGGACGTCGGCAAGGGCGGCGTGCTCAACGCGACCAAAGGGATGCGCGACGCCTACGGGCCCGCGCGCGTGTTAGACACGCCGCTCGCCGAATCGGCCATCGCGGGCGTCGCGATCGGCGCGGCGATGCACGGCATGCGGCCGATCGCGGAAATGCAGTTCGCCGATTTCGTGTTCCCGGCGACGAACCAGATCATCTCGGAAGCGGCGAAAATCCGCTACCGTTCCAATAACGATTGGCATTGCCCGATCGTCGTGCGGCTGCCGTACGGCGCGACGGGCGGCGGCGCGTTGTACCATTCCCAATGCCCGGAGTCGGTGTTTTTCGGAACGCCGGGGCTGAAAATCGTGGCGCCGTCCACGCCGTACGACGCCAAAGGGCTCATGCTCGCGGCGATTCGCGACGCGGATCCGGTGCTGTATTTCGAACATAAGAAATGCTATTTGTCGATCTCGGGCGAAGTGCCGGAGGGCGATTACGTCGTCCCGATCGGGAAGGCGGACGTGAAGCGCGAAGGCGACGACCTGACGGTCATTACATACGGCATGACGGTGCATTACGCCTTGGCCGCCGCGGAGCAGCTCGCGGAGGAAGGCATCAGCGCCCACGTGCTCGATTTGCGGACGCTGCAGCCGCTCGACAAGGAGGCGATTCTCGCCGCCGCGTCGAGAACGGGCAAGGTGCTGATCGTGCACGAGGACAATAAGTCGGGCGGCGTCGGCGCGGAAGTGTCCGCGATTATTGCCGAGGAGCTGCTGTTCGACCTCGATGCGCCGATCATGCGGCTGTGCGGCCCGGACGTGCCGGCCGTCGGGTCGAGCCCGACGACGGAGAAGTTTTTCTTGCTGAACGCCGACAAGCTGAAGGAAGCCATGAGAACCTTGGCGTTGTACTAG
- a CDS encoding dihydrolipoamide acetyltransferase family protein, whose amino-acid sequence MSDTKTIDGIPGIAVTVPHLAESLVSATVGKWLVAPGDYVKQYDVICELVTDKVTTEMPSPVEGVVTHLLVKEGVEAAVGEPLCILAGADAANAAQAPASAPSAATGGGTPPTSGAGAMRRRYSPAVLTLAAEHGIRLDEVDIVGTGLDGRITRKDVLAFVASGAHKAQAARPQAASPAPAAAPPAAVHAESARPAETPVRTSGLHLSEEPRIPSIEIEQGNEREYLIDVTPVRSTIASRMRQSVSEIPHAWTMIEADVTNLVNLRNKVKDEFFKREGVNLTYMAFMLKAVVNAIKDYPIMNSVWAVDKIIVKRDINVSLSVGTEDSVMVPVIKQADRKNIAGLAREIDELARKTRAGKLTLSDMQGGTFTVNNTGSFGSILSYPIINYPQAAIITFESIVKRPVVIKDMIAVRSMVNLCLSLDHRILDGVICGRFLQRVKENLESFDESTNLY is encoded by the coding sequence ATGAGCGATACGAAAACGATCGACGGCATCCCCGGCATCGCCGTGACGGTGCCGCACCTCGCGGAGAGCCTCGTGTCGGCCACCGTCGGCAAATGGTTGGTTGCGCCGGGGGATTACGTGAAACAATATGATGTCATTTGCGAGCTGGTGACGGACAAAGTGACGACGGAAATGCCGTCCCCGGTGGAAGGCGTCGTCACGCATCTGCTCGTGAAGGAAGGCGTGGAGGCGGCCGTCGGCGAGCCGCTGTGCATCTTGGCCGGCGCGGACGCGGCGAACGCGGCGCAGGCGCCTGCGTCCGCGCCGTCGGCCGCAACGGGCGGCGGGACGCCGCCTACGTCCGGCGCGGGCGCGATGCGCCGCCGGTATTCGCCGGCGGTGCTGACGCTCGCGGCGGAGCACGGCATTCGGCTCGACGAGGTCGATATCGTCGGCACCGGGCTCGACGGGCGCATTACGCGCAAGGACGTGCTCGCGTTCGTCGCCTCGGGCGCTCACAAGGCGCAAGCGGCGCGGCCGCAGGCGGCTTCGCCGGCTCCGGCTGCGGCGCCGCCCGCCGCCGTCCACGCGGAGTCGGCTCGTCCGGCCGAAACGCCGGTCCGTACGAGCGGGCTCCACCTGTCCGAAGAGCCTCGCATTCCGTCGATCGAAATCGAGCAGGGCAACGAGCGCGAATATTTGATCGACGTCACGCCGGTCCGAAGCACGATCGCGAGCCGCATGCGGCAGAGCGTCAGCGAAATTCCGCACGCGTGGACGATGATCGAAGCGGACGTGACGAACCTCGTCAATTTGCGGAACAAGGTGAAGGACGAGTTTTTCAAGCGGGAAGGCGTCAACTTGACGTACATGGCTTTCATGCTGAAGGCCGTCGTCAACGCGATCAAAGACTACCCGATCATGAACTCCGTGTGGGCGGTCGACAAAATCATCGTGAAGCGGGACATCAACGTGTCGCTGTCGGTCGGCACCGAAGACAGCGTCATGGTGCCCGTCATCAAGCAGGCGGATCGGAAAAACATCGCCGGCCTCGCCCGCGAAATCGACGAGCTCGCGCGCAAAACGCGGGCCGGGAAGCTGACGCTGTCGGATATGCAGGGAGGCACGTTCACGGTCAACAACACCGGCTCGTTCGGCTCCATTTTGTCGTATCCGATCATCAACTACCCGCAGGCGGCGATCATTACGTTCGAATCGATCGTGAAGCGCCCGGTCGTCATCAAGGATATGATCGCCGTCCGATCGATGGTGAACTTGTGTTTGTCGCTCGACCACCGGATTCTCGACGGCGTCATTTGCGGCCGGTTCCTGCAGCGAGTGAAAGAAAACTTGGAAAGCTTCGACGAATCGACCAATCTCTATTAA
- the prli42 gene encoding stressosome-associated protein Prli42, giving the protein MGNRVWIKVVVWATLISMIVSTLLMGVSFFGA; this is encoded by the coding sequence ATGGGTAATCGCGTATGGATCAAAGTCGTCGTTTGGGCGACGCTGATCTCGATGATCGTGTCTACGCTGTTGATGGGCGTCAGCTTCTTCGGCGCCTAA
- a CDS encoding M20/M25/M40 family metallo-hydrolase, with amino-acid sequence MVVQQRLIDEFFELVRTDSETKHEREICDLLIRKFTELGLDVYEDDTAAKTGHGAGNLFATWAATPGMEDVAPFLFTCHMDTVAPGKGIQPRLDDDGFIRSDGTTILGSDDKAGLAAIFEAIKVVNENNVPHGRIQFVITSGEESGLVGARAMDPKRLDAKYGYALDSDGKIGEICTAGPTQTKMRITVVGKSAHAGVNPQDGISAITVAAKAISRMPLGRIDHETTANIGRFEGGGETNVVADRVIITAEARSLVNEKMQAQVQKMRDAFESATKEFGATYEFEENYLYPAYKFDDDAPVVRVAADAFDALGIPWSTFPSGGGSDANMFNGMGVPTVNLAIGYEHIHTTKEQIRLSDLIGAARMVVEIVRQSVKVKA; translated from the coding sequence ATGGTGGTGCAACAGCGACTGATCGACGAATTTTTCGAGCTCGTCCGCACCGACAGCGAGACGAAGCACGAGCGCGAAATTTGCGACCTGCTGATCCGAAAGTTTACGGAACTCGGTTTGGACGTGTACGAGGACGACACGGCGGCGAAAACCGGCCACGGGGCGGGCAATCTGTTCGCGACGTGGGCGGCGACGCCGGGCATGGAGGACGTCGCGCCGTTCCTGTTCACGTGCCACATGGATACGGTCGCGCCGGGGAAAGGCATTCAGCCGCGCCTCGACGACGACGGCTTCATCCGCAGCGACGGGACGACGATTCTCGGCAGCGACGATAAAGCGGGCCTCGCGGCCATCTTCGAAGCGATCAAGGTCGTGAACGAAAACAACGTCCCGCACGGGCGCATCCAGTTCGTCATCACGTCCGGGGAAGAGAGCGGCCTCGTCGGCGCGCGCGCGATGGATCCGAAGCGTCTCGACGCGAAATACGGCTACGCGCTCGATTCGGACGGCAAAATCGGCGAAATTTGCACGGCCGGCCCGACGCAGACGAAAATGCGCATCACCGTCGTCGGCAAATCCGCGCACGCGGGCGTCAATCCGCAGGACGGCATCAGCGCGATCACGGTGGCGGCGAAGGCGATTTCGCGCATGCCGCTCGGCCGCATCGACCACGAAACGACCGCGAACATCGGCCGCTTCGAAGGCGGCGGCGAGACGAACGTCGTCGCCGACCGCGTCATCATTACGGCGGAGGCGCGCAGCCTCGTGAACGAGAAGATGCAGGCGCAGGTGCAGAAAATGCGCGACGCGTTCGAATCGGCGACGAAAGAGTTCGGCGCGACGTACGAGTTCGAAGAAAATTACTTGTACCCGGCCTACAAATTCGACGACGACGCGCCGGTCGTGCGCGTCGCGGCCGACGCGTTCGATGCGCTCGGCATCCCGTGGAGCACGTTCCCGTCGGGCGGCGGCAGCGACGCCAACATGTTCAACGGCATGGGTGTGCCGACGGTCAATCTTGCGATCGGCTACGAGCACATCCATACGACGAAGGAGCAAATCCGCTTGTCCGATCTGATCGGCGCGGCCCGCATGGTCGTGGAGATCGTCCGGCAATCCGTCAAGGTGAAAGCGTAA
- the mciZ gene encoding Z-ring formation inhibitor MciZ, with product MKSYYGDRQMRLVGKAWQIRGKLRQLRRESGDAVSLQAMLRARTEAAFFGLESNAASGAPASVSPGRAGAERIVGDYRSYPMV from the coding sequence ATGAAAAGCTACTACGGGGACCGACAGATGCGGCTGGTCGGCAAAGCATGGCAAATTCGAGGGAAGCTTCGCCAGCTTCGCCGGGAATCCGGAGATGCTGTCTCGCTTCAAGCCATGCTCCGCGCGCGGACCGAGGCCGCGTTCTTCGGTCTCGAATCGAACGCGGCGTCCGGCGCGCCGGCTTCGGTTTCGCCCGGACGCGCCGGCGCGGAACGGATCGTCGGCGATTACCGCTCGTATCCGATGGTGTAA
- a CDS encoding NUDIX hydrolase has translation MDLTERTISTRPIFNGRIISLQVDEVTLPNGGTATREIVKHPGAVAVIAVTGGKLLVVEQYRKPLERLQVEIPAGKLDGGEDPAEAAKRELREETGYDCEKVALLHSMATSPGFADEVIHLYVAEGLTSGDASPDEDEFLNVFAYTPEEASQAIADGRICDAKTLIAVYAWQRYMSTGSWGV, from the coding sequence ATGGATTTGACGGAACGCACGATTTCGACAAGGCCGATATTCAACGGCCGCATTATATCGCTGCAAGTGGACGAAGTGACGCTGCCGAACGGCGGGACCGCGACGCGGGAGATCGTGAAGCATCCGGGAGCGGTGGCGGTCATCGCGGTAACCGGCGGCAAGCTGCTCGTCGTCGAGCAGTACCGCAAGCCGCTCGAGCGGCTGCAGGTCGAAATTCCGGCGGGCAAGCTGGACGGCGGAGAAGATCCGGCGGAAGCCGCGAAGCGCGAGCTGCGGGAAGAGACCGGATACGACTGCGAGAAGGTCGCGCTGCTGCATTCGATGGCGACGTCGCCCGGCTTCGCGGACGAGGTCATTCACCTGTACGTGGCCGAAGGGCTGACGAGCGGCGACGCGAGCCCCGACGAGGACGAATTCTTGAACGTCTTCGCATATACGCCCGAAGAAGCGTCGCAGGCGATCGCGGACGGCCGCATTTGCGACGCGAAGACGCTGATCGCGGTGTACGCGTGGCAGCGTTACATGTCCACAGGCAGCTGGGGAGTTTGA
- a CDS encoding endonuclease Q family protein codes for MNDTDTLRTYYADLHIHIGRTEAGAPVKITGSRDLTFFNIAHEASVRKGIHMTGIIDCQSPAVQEEIERYLDAGEMDELAGGGIRYRDTTVLLGSELEVKDPGFGPMHMLIFLPKLSAMKEFTAWLSGRMKNVSLSSQRVYALARELQEEAVGRGGIVIPAHIFTPHKSLYGSCCSRMEDVLDPADVAAVELGLSSDTAMADTIPELRRHAFVTNSDAHSLPKIAREYNALRLGEPTFEELVKALRGEGGRGIEANYGLTPQLGKYHKTYCESCDALIEAEAAAFAKTCPACGGTKLVRGVHDRIAFLGQAGERDVPVPERPPYRHQVPLEFVPGLGPRKREALLARFGTEMRILHDAPEAELADLAGPGPAAVIAAARIGGVEVASGGGGKYGKLK; via the coding sequence TTGAACGATACAGACACATTGCGCACTTACTACGCGGACCTGCATATCCACATCGGCCGCACCGAAGCCGGGGCGCCGGTGAAAATCACCGGCTCGCGCGATCTTACGTTCTTCAACATCGCCCATGAGGCGAGCGTGCGCAAGGGTATCCACATGACGGGCATCATCGATTGCCAATCGCCCGCCGTGCAGGAGGAGATCGAGCGGTATTTGGACGCGGGCGAGATGGACGAGCTCGCGGGCGGCGGCATTCGCTACCGCGACACGACCGTGCTGCTCGGCAGCGAGCTGGAGGTGAAGGATCCCGGCTTCGGCCCGATGCACATGCTGATCTTCCTCCCGAAGCTGTCGGCGATGAAGGAATTCACCGCTTGGCTGAGCGGTCGGATGAAGAACGTGTCGCTCAGCTCTCAGCGGGTGTACGCGCTCGCGCGGGAGCTGCAGGAGGAGGCGGTCGGCCGCGGCGGCATCGTTATCCCGGCTCACATTTTCACGCCGCATAAGAGCTTGTACGGCAGCTGCTGCTCGCGGATGGAGGACGTGCTCGATCCCGCCGACGTCGCCGCCGTCGAGCTGGGCCTCAGCTCCGACACGGCGATGGCGGATACGATTCCGGAGCTGCGCCGGCACGCCTTCGTAACGAATTCCGACGCGCATTCGCTGCCGAAGATCGCGCGGGAATACAACGCGCTGCGGCTGGGCGAGCCGACGTTCGAGGAACTCGTCAAAGCGCTGCGCGGCGAAGGCGGACGGGGCATCGAAGCGAATTACGGCCTAACGCCGCAGCTCGGCAAGTATCACAAGACGTACTGCGAAAGCTGCGACGCGCTGATCGAAGCCGAAGCCGCGGCGTTCGCTAAGACGTGCCCGGCCTGCGGCGGCACGAAGCTCGTGCGCGGCGTGCATGACCGGATCGCGTTCCTCGGGCAGGCGGGGGAGCGGGACGTCCCGGTGCCGGAGCGTCCGCCGTACCGCCATCAGGTGCCGCTCGAATTCGTGCCGGGACTCGGGCCGAGGAAGCGGGAAGCGCTGCTCGCGCGGTTCGGCACGGAAATGCGCATTTTGCACGACGCCCCCGAGGCGGAGCTCGCCGATCTCGCGGGACCGGGCCCCGCCGCCGTCATCGCCGCGGCCCGGATCGGCGGCGTCGAAGTCGCTTCCGGCGGCGGCGGCAAATACGGCAAACTCAAGTAA